A window of Echeneis naucrates chromosome 13, fEcheNa1.1, whole genome shotgun sequence contains these coding sequences:
- the LOC115053224 gene encoding WD repeat-containing protein 49: MEVAQLESRLSAEDYRKLQSLFLDPLGASCSLSRSEFIDLAWSLVGCGSKEEYGLLFDSVVVTQEHRGLLLDNDAVREEGRVDWKSLCSFLLRELSDKVKNASPRSAPCWKPLRTLTSPHRDQLQKSSGRYLTVSKGGTVGLRDGEDMSLLHTHRLQNSTFAPKALWVTDVVLLHNTDKIAVSFTSKEVCFYDISSKLDFNCKYKLQGLKFTPWCLDYWVDPSQPDQAVLSIGDVGGQVSALYFTPAQISLFEKPSLTMDSDSAGVILWDELVKGKHFSCHIVTHQVHTPAWVRKVRYLSSLEAFVSCSTRPQSSMVIGWWEKESRNLRVTSFFTKRGVWDVDHHPGLNLIATAGVDHQVLLWNPYVTSKPVCALSGHTCPVVAVCFMQTKQQLLSYSKDKVLCLWDVSSQQCVHRLAGVFPKTQEDTHTLLFLHEERQLLLLSFNSLLLLLGTQKEEKRTSSHDHPVTCVLYNSLFRQVISSDSSSSVICWQADTGQKVKQFNCCHGNAEISTMALDGTQTRLFTAGTDGEVKVWDFNGRCLHRMNAGLGRTVDISQVLLLKSSILVMGWDRRLTVFRLHSFSQPFVEPSEWKGGVQHRGDLRCAAFQPPQTLVTGSYDGEIVVWNNGTEKALKKLQLHAEHEDYKKQEGDFPDSRHILKGRDDLENFIPITRLFFIPGRTSTASAGGADLVSCGGSGVVRLWSTVHGRLVGQFVAHSRNLGSIVMTVSPCGKYLVTADREGTLKTWDLQHYCLELDDKIPKEAPRLLRDFRTHLDHVTHLETGVHGNTTLLLSASSDCSVALSYLPGETIGLFGQKELWWLERPRLQQDLEPDHRHHERQEDTRRNSQPSGEVTSASQ, from the exons ATGGAGGTGGCACAGCTTGAGAGCAGGCTGAGCGCTGAGGACTATAGAAAGCTACAGAGTCTGTTTCTG GATCCCTTGGGTGCATCTTGTTCCTTGTCCAGAAGTGAATTCATTGATTTGGCGTGGTCTTTAGTAGGCTGTGGGTCCAAGGAGGAATATGGCCTCCTCTTTGACAGTGTAGTTGTCACTCAGGAGCACCGTGGTCTCCTTCTGGACAACGATGCGGTGAGGGAGGAAGGACGTGTCGACTGGAAGAGCCTGTGCTCTTTCCTTCTGCGTGAGCTTTCTGACAAAGTAAAGAACGCCAGCCCCCGTAGTGCGCCATGCTGGAAGCCCCTGCGCACCCTGACCTCTCCACACCGAGACCAGCTTCAAAAG AGTTCAGGCAGATATCTGACGGTGAGTAAAGGAGGAACCGTTGGGCTGCGGGATGGAGAAGACATGTCCCTTCTGCACACCCATCGACTACAAAACAGCACCTTTGCACCCAAAGCTCTCTGGGTCACAGACGTGGTGCTgctgcacaacacagacaag ATAGCTGTGTCATTTACAAGTaaggaagtgtgtttttatgacaTATCGTCTAAACTGGACTTCAACTGCAAGTATAAACTCCAA GGTCTGAAGTTTACTCCCTGGTGCCTAGACTACTGGGTTGATCCCTCTCAACCTGACCAGGCTGTTCTCTCCATAGGAGACGTTGGAGGACAG GTCAGTGCTTTATATTTCACCCCAGCTCAGATCTCTCTGTTTGAGAAACCCAGTCTGACGATGGACTCAGATTCAGCAGGAGTCATCCTGTGGGACGAACTGGTCAAAGGGAAACACTTCTCCTGTCATATTGTAACACACCAAGTACACACTCCTGCCTGGGTTAGAAAAG TACGTTACTTGAGCTCACTGGAGGCCTTTGTGTCCTGTAGCACCAGACCACAGAGCAGCATGGTGATTGGGTGGTGGGAAAAGGAAAGTAGGAATCTACGAGTCACCTCTTTCTTCACAAAGAGGGGAGTGTGGGACGTGGACCATCACCCTGGACTGAATCTAATTG CCACAGCAGGCGTGGATCATCAGGTCTTGCTGTGGAACCCTTATGTGACCTCCAAACCGGTGTGCGCTCTCAGCGGGCACACATGCCCCGTTGTTGCAGTTTGCTTCATGCAAACCAAGCAACAACTGCTTAGCTACTCCAAAGATAAG GTTTTATGTCTGTGGGACGTGTCCAGCCAGCAGTGTGTTCACCGTCTGGCAGGTGTCTTCCCAAAGAcacaggaggacacacacaccctcctgtTCCTCCATGAGGAACGCCAGCTGCTCCTGCTTTCTTTCAACagcctgcttcttcttctggggacccagaaggaggagaagcGGACCAGCAGCCATGATCACCCTGTTACTTGTGTACTGTACAATAGTCTGTTCAGACAG gtcatCAGCAgtgactcttcttcttctgtgatCTGCTGGCAAGCTGACACAGGCCAAAAGGTCAAGCAGTTCaactgttgccatggcaatgcTGAGATCTCCACCATGGCACTAGATGGGACGCAGACCCGGCTGTTTACTGCAGGCACTGATGGAGAGGTCAAA GTGTGGGACTTCAATGGCCGCTGTCTCCACAGAATGAATGCAGGTCTAGGTCGGACTGTGGACATCTCGCAGGTCCTGCTGCTGAAGAGCAGCATACTGGTGATGGGCTGGGACAG GAGGTTAACAGTTTTCCGTCTGCACTCCTTCTCGCAGCCGTTTGTTGAGCCTTCAGAGTGGAAAGGAGGCGTTCAGCATCGTGGTGATTTGCGCTGTGCTGCATTCCAGCCTCCACAAACTCTggtcacag GAAGCTACGATGGAGAGATTGTAGTGTGGAACAATGGCACAGAAAAAGCTTTGAAGAAACTACAGCTACATGCTGAACATGAAGACTACAAGAAGCAGGAAG GTGACTTTCCTGATTCTCGTCACATTTTGAAAGGCAGAGATGACTTGGAAAACTTCATTCCCATCACCCGACTGTTCTTCATACCAGGACGTACATCAACAGCTTCAG CAGGTGGTGCAGACCTGGTGTCCTGTGGAGGCTCAGGTGTGGTCCGACTCTGGAGCACCGTCCATGGCCGTCTCGTGGGACAGTTTGTGGCTCACAGCAGAAACCTGGGATCTATTGTCATGACAGTCAGCCCTTGTGGGAAATATTTAGTCACAGCTGATAGAGAGGGAACACTGAAGACGTGGGACCTTCAG CATTATTGCCTCGAGCTGGATGATAAAATACCCAAAGAAGCTCCGAGGCTACTGCGTGATTTCCGCACACACCTGGATCATGTGACTCACCTGGAGACAGGTGTCCACGGCAACACAACCCTGCTCCTTTCTGCATCATCAGACTGCAGTGTTGCTCTCAGCTACCTGCCTGGGGAAACCATTGGTCTGTTTGGAcag AAGGAGCTATGGTGGTTGGAGAGACCAAGACTGCAGCAGGACCTGGAGCCAGACCACAGACACCATGAAAGGCAAGAAGACACCAGAAGAAACAGCCAGCCCAGTGGAGAGGTGACCTCCGCCTCTCAGTGA